The genomic stretch TTGGTAGCTACTGGAGCTTACTCTTGTTGTTCTTTGACAGCGCACCGCCAATGTGCTTGCTTTTCAGCTTCAACATCACCTGTTAATTATTTCATTATGCTGTCAGCAATTGTTCTAGCAGGCCAAATGGGCAATCATTTGATATTGTTCAGTGACAATTTTCCTACCTGGGACCTCTTGCTGATGTAGATAGATACTTTTGTCCTGTGTAAATCCCCTGCATCAGGACAAAAAAGAAGTTTCTGCACCTTAATTAAATTGACCAGGCTTTAATTTTACATGCTATTACATGATTAAGAGTTCGACTCACTCACTCCCAAACTAAAGAATAAAAGGGTTTTGATTCATGACTGAATGTTCTGAATATTTACACAGCTCTGCAGTTTGCAGTCTGTAGTTGTGTACCTTTTCTTGTTCGTTTGAGCAGCTCCCCCTCCTTGCACCAGACATCAGGGCTCCACGAATGGCCCTTCTCGTAAGGAAGAACGCTCGCGTTGCTtctcgccgcctcccgctgcaccCTCTGCTTCATCGTCGCCGCTCCTCGCAGAGCTGACACAGCCGAATCACACACAATCTCAGCTTTGCATGAAGCATCATACGGAGTGTGCACAACGTGATGGCGCATCGATAACTTACCGGTTGCAGCAGCCGCCGTGAGCGTCGTCAGGTCGCCGGCGCTCCTGACGCCGACCGCGGACTGGACGGCGGAGGCCACCTGCTCGTGGCTCGCGCCGGCGAGCCGAGCCGCCTCGACGCAGTGCGAGGCCAGAAGCTCCGTCGCcggcgccatggccgccgccatcTTGGAGGACTGCGCGTCGGAGCTCGTGGACGCTGCCGCGACGGCGGCCACCGCGGCCGCGACCCGGACCACCGACACCATGGCGTGCACGTGCGCCCTCTCTGCGCGCAGCTTCTCCTTGCTGCTCTGCCTGGACCGGCTCGCGTCCCTGTGCTGGAACCATCTGCCGATGGACTGGTGGTGGCCGATGCTGCTGATGGAGCTCCTCCTTGCATCTGTCTGCAGCAGAAAGATTCAGAAGAATAGTAAGAATCAGAAAGGGAAAAATTGTTCAGAAGATGGAGCGAGTGGTGGGTTGCTTGCTTACATGGTGCCGATGGCTCGGAACAATGGCCGTCGTCGTCGCCAGAACCGTGGCGGTCTCCGGTATGGCCATCTCCGGCAGCGGCATCCGGCTGAAGCTCCTCTTGGCTCCAGCTCCGCTGACGAGGATCTTGGATATCTCGGACGCGGACACGCTCCAGGACCTCGACAGGTACTCCATGGGCTCCAGCGGGGTCTGCGGCGGCGGTatcgccgtctcctcctcctcctcgaccatCTCAATGCGAAACACGCTGCCAGCCTTCCAGCCTTTCTCCATGGCCATACCGCACAAGCACTTCACAGTTCACACTATTAACTGTACTCGGTCCTTCGCTCTCACCGGTTGCAGGCAGCAGGAAGCGACGGTCGCTTACTTATAGCGGGGGAGGCACGCACGGAGCACGAGGAGGGAGGTGTGGAGCCGCCATGGCCGTGGCAGGAAGAACAAAGGGGGACACGAGGATGACAGGACCCTGGCTTTCTCTGCTACTCTTGTCTCCAGCAAGTCTCACTCCTCCATCCACTACTCCTACCTGGGACTGACTGACGGAGTATTTCTATAGTACTGCGAGTGATGGCTAGTGTAATATACTAGTGGCGCCGTTGCTGTTCTCTAGCCATCTTTTCCCGGCAGTTGAGCTATCTCAGACCTTGGCTTGGATGGTCCATGACATTGGCTTCGAAGAAATTAAGCAACCGTGGATGGCAACGGCAATGGTTTCTCGACGCGCGTACGGTTGTTGGGGAGGAAGTACGGGTCCCAGCCTCACGGGAGGTACTCAGGTACAGGAGCTGTATTATATTCTTGATTGTTTGCACTTGCAGCAACGTATTGCGATGCTTCCAAGAGAAAATTCCAGTTTCTCCGGCGTATTTAGCTACCGATGATGCCGCCGCTTCCGCCAATCAACACGATCAGCTAACTTTGAAGAGATAGATAATGCTACAGGATACCAAGGCTGCGCTTGGAGACCGGTCAAGGTAGCAGCTTCAGGAGAGCTTTACGACAGGAGACCCATCGCCCGGTAAGCTGGGCTACGGTCTGCTTGATCTTTGTCCGCTTGTTTGTATCCATCCGTTCTTGTTTGAATTCTACTCATGTTCATGTATGTTTCTTTTCTCAGGTGTGGGGTTGGTTCTTCCAGTTTTCATGTGCTGAGTGTAGGGCATGTGAGGGCGAGGGCGGGCCGTCTCTTTTGTTCGATCGGATCACGACCTCACGAGCGGCCATTGCAGGCGTCCAATTCAAACTCAGTGGATCAGTCAAGCACTCGACCAGGAAGGCAGGGGAAAACCGTTTGTTTTCTCAGGTCGGGCCAGGTGTTGGTGGGATCGCGCGGTACAGGTGTAGACCCTTCTATTAGCacttttttttttaagaaatggAGGGTGAATTCCAGTCTCTGCATCAAGGAGGCATATAATTGTTTTTATTAATTTACTTATTGAACCCTTACAAGAAAAAAATACGTCAAAATATCCGAAGCTACCTCTTTTGGCTAAAAGAATCGCTACACCTATAACCTTGATAAGGGGATGGCAATGATCATGGCCATATGCCCCGACCTCCACCAACGTGCATCTTCTAAATCTGGCTCAACGGTCATACTCTTAGTATGCACCTCATGCACATACTACAGAAGTCGGTGTCATCGTCTTCCACAAACCCATCTTCAGGACCAGGACTCCGCATTGACCTTGTGAGACCTTCTATCGACGCTACCATGCCACCCGAAAACACCTTCTGTTCGCACTATGGTGTGCTCCGGGTGGCGTGGTGGCACTATGTGTGTGCTCCGGTATCCCCCACCATCAAAGTTGAAGGTGTAAATTTGCCACCAGGAAAATGTATGTCTCCAAGGGGCGAGCTAATGCTTGCTCTGTGAAGGAAGGATTCTCTGGAGTGTGGCTTTGTGATTGTGGGGTGGATTTGAGTGTTGTGACCATTTCAGAGTTCTTCTCCCTATGGCAAGAGGCTAGCCAACATCCAAATAGACGCCAATGGGAATGATGTGTTAGTGTGGAGATGGAAGAGCGACGATTAGTATTCACCAAAATCAGCATATGCCGCCTTCTCCTCTGGCAAAACTAGGACACCGGTGTCGAGAAGATTTGTTGATCAAGAGCCCATTATAGCTGCAAGTTCTTCATGTGGCTAGTCTCGAGGAACCGCTATTAGGTGGCGAATAGACTTCAGTGTATGTGATCTTCCTCACCCGCCTGCTTGCCCTCTATGTGATCAAGGGTCGGAGACCCTACAACATATCCTCCTTGGGTGTGTGGTTGCCCGAGAGGTGTGGGCGTGGGTGATATGACGTTGGGACAAGCCGGACTGGATGCCTGATGGAGACATTGACCTGATTGAGTGGTGGACCTCATGCTCTTGCACATCGGCGGGACATGTGGTTTGCTATCAGCTTGAtcttcttttttttcgataaagggaatatattaatatcaagatgataccaattacacccagcctctgcaacaactcaccatcctaatgacactacggatgcacacagccaaaaacaagaaaagaaaactaagaaacaaaagtcccgctacagtactcGGGccaaacaacagcaatacatccaccgccaagacaacacctgaattacagactagtccccgctctcaaaacaaatgcctccaccaaggacattgccaggcacaaccaattaaggccagaccttgggttttcaccctgaaaggtacgactctgcacttcaccgtgttgtcgcccccactttcataccgctcgctgtgaagcccggaacaccaagcaagtccctcaacatcgcaaagacttgaacctcccttagctagtcctccctcgggccttcatgaaattctcttcttccgactttcatcatggatccatagtcacttgatgtcaatcaaagaaaaagagcttcgtgccgctccctccagaaccaatcggtcggaataaaaacatgggtgcgcacgaccgaatacctccgatccaaaaaactccaggcaaaagcacggttacattcatcggcggagccttccggaactcaacactccggccagatcacgagtccgggcctccggtaggtcctcctcttcacgcaagagaggccctaggaccgccgcctttattcaggtcggacccccacgtcggcgaccatcctgggctggccactccaaccctccaccggcgataccatcgccggcttccaagctcctccatctcgccgccggaacgagtaggttagcgatagttgcttgacgatgccttcaacaagataacggcgcgagacgccgccatcgcccgccatgaccggagtcggctcggttttcaccggctacTAAGCCTCCCCGTCTCGCTGCCGGCGCCGAAAGTGGGATGAAAAATCCAACACGGCCCGGCCTGGCCGACTGCCTTCGGTGGATGaagtcagccaccaccaccatgcccgggcCGAAGACCCGGACGTCCTCAAGCCGCGAAGAAGACCTAGCGAAGCCTCCTCGTGCCATTGACGAGACGCAGCCGTGATGGATCGTGATCCGAACCTCCGGCCCAGATCCGACCACAccgcagccaacatccgccgccggccgccggagatccgccggccaccgccatcccgctgcgttcagtcgacggaggaggagggtgtAGGCCGCCGCCCCCACACGCTCCCGCAGGCCGTGCTGCGCTCTGCCGACGGAGGaccgagccgccaccgccgcctcaccacaggggctttgccccgcggcgtcctcggcgacggcggcggaggaggggggcctgtaggggaggggaggagggcggaGTGGAGGGGAACTCCCCGGggacggcgggcggcgccgccgcctcgggggagAGTTTAGGTCGGGGGAGAGTTTTCTGGAATTCTGATCTTCTAGTGCATCCGGAGGCATCGGAAAAATGTGTTCTTGAATGGGGTGGCTCCttcgaaagtgaaaatcaaggcgAAGATCGAGGAGGAGCATGCTATCTGGCGTCGGGCCAAGCTCTTTCAAGCCTCGGCTTTCAGTTTCTCGGAGCCTTTGCACCCAACGTGGGGAGTAGTAGCAGTTGAACTTGAGGAGTTGCCACTTCTTGTTGGCAGTAAAAAAAATCATCTTAGCATTGTTGATACGTTTGGCATTTCTTTtactatatgattgatacaccttCCAGAATGTATTCTTGAAAGGGAGAAACTTAAGCAAAAGTGCCAATAATATTACTACCTCCATTCTGAAATGTAAGCATTTTTAGAAAGAACTCGAGCTGAACGTTGCCCCAACTACTTAATATGATCTAATTTTACACGAACAAAAGATTAACAATTTAGAAGAAAAGATGGCCGTTCTGCCAGGTGTCGTGTCGTTAGGGTAGCCGTCGTCCCTGCTGCAAGATGCGGAATGTTTGTCCCGTGCCCAAGGCGCAGCCGACTCTGGCGCGTGTCGGCCAAGCGCGCGCGTGCGCGTGCGTGAGGCAACGAGTGGGGCGGCAATGATCCGTGGCCAACTCTCGGCTGGAATCTCCCCTCGCGCCTGCGTTTTCCGGCCAATCCATCGATTGATCGCGTGCCC from Lolium rigidum isolate FL_2022 chromosome 4, APGP_CSIRO_Lrig_0.1, whole genome shotgun sequence encodes the following:
- the LOC124706200 gene encoding VAN3-binding protein-like gives rise to the protein MAMEKGWKAGSVFRIEMVEEEEETAIPPPQTPLEPMEYLSRSWSVSASEISKILVSGAGAKRSFSRMPLPEMAIPETATVLATTTAIVPSHRHHTDARRSSISSIGHHQSIGRWFQHRDASRSRQSSKEKLRAERAHVHAMVSVVRVAAAVAAVAAASTSSDAQSSKMAAAMAPATELLASHCVEAARLAGASHEQVASAVQSAVGVRSAGDLTTLTAAAATALRGAATMKQRVQREAARSNASVLPYEKGHSWSPDVWCKEGELLKRTRKGDLHRTKVSIYISKRSQVMLKLKSKHIGGALSKNNKSVVYGVYSELPTWVIEPGKAFMDEKCCFGLSTAQGIVEFECQDSTSKQTWVDDVQNLLRQVAADDHAGDKLESVVEAP